Genomic DNA from Candidatus Eisenbacteria bacterium:
TCTCGTCTGGGAGTGGTATCGCTGGCGCCAGAGGATCATCGCCGCCGCGGAGCCGAACGCGGCGCACCGGGCGCTCGTTCGGATCGAGCGCGCGAAGCACCTCTTCACGTTGATCACCCAGAACGTCGACGGTCTTCATCGAAGGGCGGGATCGGTTCGCGTCGTCGAGCTTCACGGGAACATCTTCCGCGCGCGCTGCCCGGTCGACGGTTCGACGCGCCCGCTCACGGGAGCGGAAGAAGAGACGATTCCTCTCTGCGCAAACGGCCACCGGATGCGCCCCGATGTCGTCTGGTTCGGCGAGGCGCTTCCCGAGGACGCGATCCTCGAGGCGCACGGCGCATCGGTTCGCGCCTCGGTCTTCCTCGTTGTCGGGACGTCGGCGCTCGTCCACCCGGCGGCCTCGTTCCCGCTTCTCGCGAGCACGAGCGGCGCGCGCGTCGTCGAGGTGAATCTCGAGGAGAGCCCTCTCTCCTCGCACGCCGATCTTTCGTTGCGCGGCAAAGCGGCGGAGATCCTCCCTCTCCTCGCCGGCCGCGCCTTCCCCGGCGAGTCATAGTCCGGTGGGCGGCCTCACGCTCTCGTTGCAGCGCGGGCATCCCGTTCTTCTTCTTCTCGCGCTCGCCCTTTCGTTCCTAGCCGCGTATTGGGCGTACCGGCGGACGCTTCCGCCTCTTCCGGACGGCGCCCGCCGCCTCCTCACCGGGATCCGCTTCGCGGCGTTCGGCGTCCTCTCTCTTCTTCTCCTCGATCCGCTTCTCGTGCGCGAGTCGGTCGAGACGATCCGGCCGAGCGTGGCGGTTCTCGTCGACGCATCGGGAAGCATGGGGATCGCCGACCGCGCCGCGGAGGGAGAGGAGGGGACGAGGCGCGCGGAGGTCGCGGAACGCCTTCTTCGGGAGGAGCCTTACTCGATTCTCGCCAAGCTCGGGAAGCGGTACGAGGTCTCGGAACGCCGTTTCGCGGCGGGCCTCGAGAGCTCCGAGGGGGAGCTCGGCATCGACGCAACCGATCTCTCGCGCGCGCTCGAAGGGGCGGCCCTGGCGTCGTGGGAGCGGGGTCTCGACGGGATCGTCCTTCTCACGGACGGGATCGTGAACGCGGGGCGCGACCCGGTGCGTGTCGCCGAGGAGATCGGCATCCCGGTCTTTCCGATTCCGATCGGCGATCCGACCCCGCCGAGAGATCTCGCGGTCGAGCAGGTCCTCGCGAACCCGCTCGTCTACGTGAAGAGCCGCGTCGCCGCCGAGGCGACGATCCGCGCGAAGGGATTCGCGGGAGAAGAGGTTCGCGTGCTTCTCAAGGAAGGGGAGACCGTGCTCGCGGAGGAGCGCGTTCGCTTCGAAGGGAGACGCGAGAGTCGAACGGTCCCGTTCTCCTTCGAGGTCTCGGAACCGGGCGTCCGCCGCTACGCCGTCGAGGTCCCGGTTTGGGAGGGGGAGCGGCTCGCGGAGAACAACCGCGTTCTCTTTACGGTTGAAGTGGTGAAGGAGCGGCTCGAGCTTCTCATCGCCGCGGAGAAGCCCTCGTGGGATTTCGCGTTTCTCCGCAGGACGCTCGAGCGGGATCCGAACGTCCGCGCGCGCTTCTTCGTGCAAGGAAGGGATGGGAAGCCGCGCTCCGTCGGGGATCGAGAGATCGCTTCCTTCCCGTACGGCGACGAGGAGCTCGCGCGGACCGACCTCGTTCTTCTCGTCGGGGTTCCCGACGCGGCCGGCAGGGATTGGGGGGAGCGGCTCCAGCGTTTCGTGCGCGAACGGGGCGGCGCGCTTGTTCTCTTCGCGGCGGATCCGATCGCATCGGTTCCGCCCCCGCTCGCGGATCTCTTGCCGGTCGCTCCGCCGGAGAGGGGGATCGACCACGATCCGGCCCCCTTCGCGATGCGCCTCACCGAGCCGGGCAAACGGCATCCGATGCTCCGCGTGCATCCCGATGCGGAGAGGACGGAGGAGATCTGGGGCGAGCTTCCGCCCCTTCTCGGTTGGAATCGCATCGGACCGGCGCGTCCGG
This window encodes:
- a CDS encoding NAD-dependent deacylase; translated protein: MEVAAGLIREAESIAVLTGAGVSAESGVPTFRGADGLWRKHLAEDLATPAAFERDPVLVWEWYRWRQRIIAAAEPNAAHRALVRIERAKHLFTLITQNVDGLHRRAGSVRVVELHGNIFRARCPVDGSTRPLTGAEEETIPLCANGHRMRPDVVWFGEALPEDAILEAHGASVRASVFLVVGTSALVHPAASFPLLASTSGARVVEVNLEESPLSSHADLSLRGKAAEILPLLAGRAFPGES